The DNA region TAAAAGGTATAACAGTGTTTAGAAAATCATTTCCACCAGATAACTGAACAACTACAAGTACTGGATCTTTTTGTCCAGATTTCTTTTTTTGAGTTACCATTATTATATACTCCTTAAGCTAATTGAAATTCTGGAGATGAAACTAAAAGTGTATACAGTTGTATAACTTTATTTCTTACATCCTCAGAGTCTTTTTTATTTCCAACTGTTGGGCCTTTTGAAGCAATTTCTAAAAGTTGCACAAACGTCTGATCGCTTACTTCTAGATGGCCTGCTTTTTCTAAGATTCCATTTACTAATTGTTCTGAAGATAATTCAGAATCAGAGTAAATCAAGCTATCAACTAATGATTTAGATCCAGAATTATTCATATCACTAATTAGATCAACAGCGTAGTTAATTCTCTCAGTAAGAGATCCACCATCTATCCATTCTTTTCCTGTATGCCAACCTTCAACTGTTGGAGGATCTAAAAGTGTTTGCCCCATTACAGTGCTTAGTCCATGTAAACCACTTAGTCTAGGGTCTTTAGGACCTAAATCTGATGTTAGTTTCAATGTACTAGCTATGAATTCTGCTGGGCATTTAACTCTCTTGAACATTGAATTCTTAAAGAAGTCAGACTTGAACATTGCTCTCATTACTTCTTTCATATCTGCATCTGAATCTAAAAATGTCTTAACAAGAATTTCCATGGCTTCTTGATCCTTAGGTGGTTCTATACTCCATGCAGGAATTTGTGGTTCATCTGCAACAAAAAAATTGTACAGATGCCTAGATATGAATTTTGCACATGCATCTGTTTTAACAATGATCTCGATTATATCTTCGCCATTAAAGTTACCTTTATTACCAAGAAACTCTTTTTCTCCATTATCATGATCTTCTTTATCAAATATAAACTGAGACTTAAAGTGACCGTATGGATAAAGTGGTATTGGCTGCTCAAATGTCCAACCAGTAAAAGCCCTGGAAGCTTGTTTTATATCATCTTCTGTATAGTTACCTATACCCATTGAAAATAACTCAAGCAACTCTCTTCCAAAGTTTTCATTTATATTTTTCCCGTGATTTTCGCAGTTATCAAGCCAAAATATCATAGCTGGGTCAGCAGCAAGGTCTCTCAAAAGAATCCTAAGATTTAATAAACAGTTAGTTCTGAGCATTGCAATATGATCGATCATTGTTGGACCTTGTTCACTCTTTGTCCAACCTGTGGCAAAAACATGGTGCCAAAATAAGGTCATTTTTTCTTGCAATGGCTTCTTAGAATTTATCATCCTATAGAACCATTTAGTATTATCCATTCCAAAATTATCCGTTGAATGTAATTGGGGATAGTATCTAGAAAGTATATCCTCATCCTGCAAATCATCGATTTTTTCTATATCAACTAAGTTATCAACAATGTCATCGTAATCTTTAG from Dehalococcoidia bacterium includes:
- a CDS encoding DUF1800 domain-containing protein; translation: MATDKALIAHLYRRAGFGTTPKMLEDLSSKDYDDIVDNLVDIEKIDDLQDEDILSRYYPQLHSTDNFGMDNTKWFYRMINSKKPLQEKMTLFWHHVFATGWTKSEQGPTMIDHIAMLRTNCLLNLRILLRDLAADPAMIFWLDNCENHGKNINENFGRELLELFSMGIGNYTEDDIKQASRAFTGWTFEQPIPLYPYGHFKSQFIFDKEDHDNGEKEFLGNKGNFNGEDIIEIIVKTDACAKFISRHLYNFFVADEPQIPAWSIEPPKDQEAMEILVKTFLDSDADMKEVMRAMFKSDFFKNSMFKRVKCPAEFIASTLKLTSDLGPKDPRLSGLHGLSTVMGQTLLDPPTVEGWHTGKEWIDGGSLTERINYAVDLISDMNNSGSKSLVDSLIYSDSELSSEQLVNGILEKAGHLEVSDQTFVQLLEIASKGPTVGNKKDSEDVRNKVIQLYTLLVSSPEFQLA